A region from the Aegilops tauschii subsp. strangulata cultivar AL8/78 chromosome 5, Aet v6.0, whole genome shotgun sequence genome encodes:
- the LOC109771540 gene encoding shaggy-related protein kinase alpha translates to MTSFGVAPASGLRDAGGSSEVDKLPDEISNMRISDEKEVEATIINGNGTEAGHIIVTTIGGRDGQRKQTISYMAERVIGQGSFGVVFQAKCLETSETVAIKKVLQDKRYKNRELQMMRLLDHPNVVSLKHCFFSTTEKDELFLNLVLEYVPETVHRVIRHYNKMNQRMPLIYVKLYTYQICRALAYIHRTVGVCHRDIKPQNLLVNPHTHQLKICDFGSAKVLVKGEPNISYICSRYYRAPELIFGATEYTTAIDIWSAGCVLAELLTGQPLFPGESGVDQLVEIIKILGTPTREEIKCMNPNYTEFKFPQIKAHPWHKVFHRRMPPEAVDLVSRLLQYSPHLRSSALDALIHPFFDELRDPNTRLPNGRFLPPLFNFKPHELKGLPMEIAAKLVPEHARSQCPFLGL, encoded by the exons ATGACCTCATTTGGTGTCGCACCGGCATCTGGGCTGAGAGATGCTGGTGGTAGTAGTGAAGTGGATAAATTGCCGGATGAAATTAGTAATATGAGAATAAGTGACGAAAAG GAAGTAGAGGCAACAATCATCAATGGGAATGGAACAGAAGCTGGTCATATTATAGTCACAACTATAGGAGGCAGAGATGGCCAAAGGAAGCAG ACAATAAGTTACATGGCTGAACGTGTCATTGGTCAAGGATCATTTGGTGTTGTGTTCCAG GCAAAATGTTTGGAGACAAGTGAGACAGTAGCTATCAAGAAGGTCCTTCAGGATAAGAGATACAAGAACCGTGAGTTGCAAATGATGCGTCTACTTGACCATCCAAATGTCGTATCTCTGAAACACTGCTTCTTCTCAACCACTGAAAAGGACGAACTCTTTCTGAATCTTGTGCTTGAGTATGTTCCTGAGACAGTTCACCGTGTCATCAGACACTACAACAAGATGAACCAGCGCATGCCACTGATATATGTGAAGCTATATACTTATCAG ATTTGTAGGGCACTGGCCTATATCCATCGCACCGTTGGTGTTTGCCACAGGGACATAAAACCACAGAATCTTCTG GTTAACCCACACACTCATCAGCTGAAGATCTGTGATTTTGGAAGTGCAAAAGTTCTG GTGAAGGGCGAACCCAATATATCATACATCTGCTCTAGGTACTATAGGGCACCAGAGCTTATTTTTGGTGCTACTGAGTACACAACAGCAATTGACATCTGGTCTGCTGGATGTGTTCTTGCTGAACTTCTGACAGGACAG CCTTTGTTTCCTGGTGAAAGTGGAGTTGATCAACTTGTTGAAATTATCAAG ATTCTGGGCACTCCTACAAGGGAAGAAATCAAATGTATGAACCCGAACTACACGGAATTTAAGTTTCCCCAAATCAAGGCCCATCCATGGCATAAG GTGTTCCACAGACGAATGCCGCCTGAAGCAGTGGACCTGGTCTCCAGGCTTCTTCAGTACTCACCGCACCTTCGGTCCTCAGCT CTGGACGCTCTGATCCATCCGTTCTTCGACGAGCTCCGGGACCCAAACACCCGCCTCCCCAACGGCCGGTTCCTACCTCCCCTCTTCAACTTCAAGCCTCACG AGCTGAAGGGGCTTCCGATGGAGATCGCGGCGAAGCTGGTCCCCGAGCACGCGAGGAGCCAGTGCCCCTTCCTAGGGCTGTAG